AGCACCGGCCCGCCGGTCTCCACGATCTGCGGCACGCACACGCACGTGGTCTTGCCCGCGCGCGGACCCATGATCCAGGTCTGCACCCACTCCCACGAGGCATACAGCTGGCGGCCGCCGTTGGTCAGCTTGGCCAGGGGCACGCCCGGGCCGGCAGCGTCCGCGTGCAGGCGCCCCGCATCCTTGACCGCCCGCTCCTTGGTCATCTCCCGGAAGTCGCCCGGCCGCGACATGGACCGGGCCAGGTGATCCACACGAGAGGAGCCGGCGCCCATCACCTTGATCCCGACTAGCAGCAGCACCAGGACCAGCAGACCCGTGGCCACCGCGGCGACGATCTGCCACATCGTGACCGGCAGCGTCCCACGCCACTGCATCACCAGCACGTCGAACAAGGACGAGCCGGTCGGCGCGTCGGCCGTGGCCATGCCGACCCCACCCCACACCGCACCGACGACGACGACGACGGCGAGCACCCCGGTGGCGATCAGCCACGGGGTGTCCGCCATGCCCGGCTGGGCCCGCCGGCCGGCCCGACGATCAGACAACATCACGGTTCGTCATCTCCCAGTCGCGGTTGGTCTCGGTGTTCGGTTTCTCCGCGCGGGTCAGCTGGGTGTGGAACGGGATGCCGGCCTCCTTGCCCGTCTTCAACAGGAAGTTGCCCGCGCCGGGCCGCAGACCCGCCTTGCCGGTCCACGGGTCCACGGGAGCCTCACCGATCCAGTCCGAGAGCTGGGCCACCTCAGCGTCGGTGAGCGCGAACGCCTCCTCGAGATTGCCCATCTCGCCCTCGGCCAGACCGCCCAGGAAGACCATCGCGGACCGCTCCACGAAGCCCCACGCCACGTCCGTGAGGTGCTGTTCCGGCAGCTTCAAGTCCTTCATGGTGTGGGTGACCATGATCTGACCGATGCCCATTCCGCGGTTGAGACGGGTGATGGTATCCACGAAGTAGACCATCTCCCCCGAGGCCCGGAGCACCTGCCACAGCTCGTCCATCACCAGGATGTACGTCCGGCGGCGCCGGCCGGCCGCGCGCGAGAGGTGGGACTCCGCCGACACCGTGGCCGAGCCCAGATTCCAGCACAGTGACTGGATGGCAGCCATGAGCACGCCATCGTTCTTGTTCGCCCCGGAAATGTCGAACACGGCCGGACGCCCAGGCTGGAGGTGTTCGGAGGTGGGCTCGGAGAACAAGGTGCCGTAGGGGCCGCTGGGTCCGAGGGACACCAGGGCGTCCAAGAGGCCCTGCACGCGGGCGTCGAATGCGTCCGCGTTGTCGTAGGTCAGCGCCACGTTCCGGAGGCCCTCCGGGCGCGCGCGGATCAGGTCAGTCAGGTCTGTGATGACCGGAGCGGTCCGCAGCTCAGGATCGAGCATGTGCACCGCCTGGGTCAGCACAGACGCCTCATGGGGGGCCAGAGGCCGCCCGAGGATCATCCCGATCATGCTTTTCAGCTGCGCCAGACGCCGCGAGGCCATCTCGTCCAGGGCCGCCTTCCGCGCCGCCGGATCAGCGATCTGGTGCAGCTGAGCCACGACCGGGCCGAGGTCCAGGGGGTTGATGTGCCCCTTGCCCGGCGCGAACTCGATCACCTGCCCGCCCAGCGCGCGGATCGTGTGCACGTAGTCCGGGCGGCTGTCGGCCAGCACCAGCGGGATCGTGCCCCAGTTCGAGAGCACCGTGATGATCCGGTGCACCAGCGAGGACTTCCCCAGACCAGGCTGGCCCAGGACGAAGGCAGAGGGGTTGGAGATGATGCCGGCGGTGAACCAGCTCACCGGGTCCGCGCAGACGGTGCTCCGCCGCCGCGTGTGGTAGCCCAAGGGCACCCCGACCACCGGCAGGCCGGCGCCGGCGGTGAACGGGAAGAACCCGCACAGCTGCACCGCGGACCCCTGGACCTCGAACAAGTCCTCCAGCATCCCCGCCGGGGCGCCGGCCGCCCGGTTCCATCCGCGAGGACCGGGCCGAGAGGTGTTCTCCCGGCGCGAGTCGGCCCACCGCTGGAGGATGCCCCCGGCGCCGCGGCGGGCCGCGCGCTCGGCCTTTGCGGCCTCCTGCCGCGCCCGCTTCTCCGAGCGAGCCATGCGGCGCACGTCCCGCTTGGACAGGGTCAGCGCCCCTGCCAGGCCGTCACGTCGGCGCTCTGCGCCCACAGCCTCCAGCGCATCAGCCCCCAGCTGCTCCGGGGCCTCATTGACGGTCAGCTCGTCCACGCTCATGGTCACAGGCCCTTTCGGATCGACTCGGGGATCAGCATGTGGTCAGACAGAACCGTGCCCAGCGGCAGGCCGGCCTGGAAGGTGACGGCCTGAGTGGACAGCGCCGTGCGGACCCGGAGCTTGGCCGGCGTCAGCTGGGCCGGCACCTGCCGATCCCACAGCCGCAGCTGGTCCTTGTCCTTGACCGAGACGGTCACGATGATCCCAAACCGGGCCAGGCCGGCGCCCTGGGCCTCCTCCGCCGCGGTCTTCGCGGCCGCGGCCTGCCGCTGGGCCGCGCGCGCATCGAAGCGGCTCTGCGAACCCTTCCACGTGGCGTCCTTCTGCTCCTGCTGCACCACCGTGGAGGTCCGCGAGGACGGGATGGGGCGGAACAACAGCGTGACGCGCTTCCTCAACACATCGGGGCTGGGCTCCACGATGCGCGCAAGCGAGTTCGACCGGAAGTGCCCGTTGGGGCCGCGCCACATCGTCCAGGACCGGGAGAACGCCCGGTCATGCTGCAACGTGTCGAAGCCATCGACCATGAACGAGGGGCCGGCCTCCTCCCACACCAACCCGGTGTCCTCGCCACGGGCGTGCAGCTCCTCCACCAGCGGGGCCACGCTGGGGTCATAGGCCACCCGCGTGAAGTCCACGATCTGCTGCGCCGAGCACACCATGACGTTGCCGGCGCCGGTGCCGGCCAGGTTCGCCGTCAGTTCGGGGATCTTGTTGCCGATCTCCTCGGCCATCTCCTCCAGCCCGCGGTCCTTGTTGCCCCCGTCCAGGTGGCGCCCATCGAAGGTCAGCGCCACACGGCACACCAGCTGGGGGGCACCCGTGGTGTGGGTGTCTCGAATCTCTTGGACCACAGCATCCGAGAACTCGGGCGCACCCTCCACACGCTTGGAGTCGAGCAGGTTCCGCACCCGGAACCCCGAATCCGGCGAGGACTCGATGACAACCTGAGCCCCGCGGATACCCTCGTCGTGGCCCAGCTGAGTGATCCAGTTCGCCCAATGGGCCACCCGGGAGTCCAGCTGATCGGGGTCGATCAGCGAGCCGCCATCAGGGTGCGTCTCGAACACGATGGTGTACTGCGACACGTCCTTGGTGACCATGCGGATCAGCCCGAAGGGCCGGCCGAAGGCGTCGGGGTGCTCGGACAGCTCCGACCGGGCCATGAGACCGGGCAGCCGCGCTGCCCCATCGGGGGTGCCCTTGCCGGTCACCCCGGCCAGGTACACGTCTTTGTTCGCCTTCTCCTTGCGCCGCTGATTCAGTCGCACGCCGACCCTCCCAAACACCGTTCGCCCGTTCTGGACCTTGACCCGCATCAATAGGATGACCACGCCCGCGGTCAGCACCACGGACACAGCCACCAACCACCGGCCCGTAGCCATGAACAGCACTACGAGCACCACCAGGGGCACCATCGCCACGCTTTGCAAGAGCGTGAAGCCCCACAGCCCGCTGCGCCCCGGCACCGTCAGATTTCCGAACACCCCATGCTGGGGCTCACGCACAGCAGCACTCACCGCTGATCCCCCTCCTCGGTTTCGATCATGCGGGCCGGATCAAGGCCCGCCGTGGTTGCCCGAACGTCCGCGACGGTCCGGGCCGCCCGGCCCATCCGCCCGCTCCTGGACCGCACGGCACGACGACGCTCCACGCGCCGTTCCTGCCGCGAGCTCGCAGCCCCCGTGGCAGGGGCAGCGCCCGCTCCCGGAGCACTCGTTGTGACGGTTCGGCTCTGCACGGTCCTGGCTGACGAACCGCCCGAGGCCGCGGGCCGGGCCGGCGCAGGGCTCCGCCCCGGCAGCGGCGCCGCGACGATCCCCGAGGGACCGTCATCCGCGCCATCCGCGCCACCGGCCCACCCAGCGGGCTGAGCCAGCACCTCACCACTCACCCCGCCACCGGCAGGGGCACCCCCGGAGGAAGCAGGAGCCGAGCCCGCGATCACCCCGCTGGAGACGGCAGCCGCGCCGCCCGAGGCCGGGGCGACCTCACCGGAGACCGCCGAGGATTCCTCCGCCGCCGGGGCCGCGCCCGAGGGCGCCGCACCCGAGACGTCAGCCACGCCGCCGGAGGCCGGGACAGCGCCACCGGACACGCCGGCTGCATCGCCCGAGGCCGGGGCAGCGTCCGAGGGCGCCGCACCAGCCGGGGCGTCCGTACCAGTCGGTGCGGCCGGCGTCTCGCCCGCAGCAGAAGTAGACCCGCCGGGCAGCCCCGGCATCTCGGCGCCGCCCGAGGTCTCACCCGCGGCGGCGTCTTCCCCGCGGGTGACGCCGGCAGCTCCGCCAGCACCCGGAGCCGAGAATCCGACCACGCCACCGGCCTCAACGGAGGCCGAGCCGGTACCGTCACGCGACCCCGACGCTCCACCCCGGCCCGAGGCCGGCCCCGCACCGGAGGCCACCGCGCCGCTGAGCACCCCCGCGGACGTGGACCCGGCACCCGCAGGACGATCCTCAACCTTCCCGCCCTTGGATGCAGCGGAACTGTTGGCCCCACCGGCCACGGCTCCGCCCTGGCCCGCGCCCGACTGGGACGCACTCTCTCCGGCCTTGCCCGTCGTGTTCAGCGGCCGCGCGCCTGGTGCCGCCGCGCCCGCCGACTGACCGCTGGCCGCCGGAGCGATCCCGCCCGCAGCGCGCCCCGCACCGGCGGGCGCCGCTGAGGTGTCCGCAAGGGCCCCGGCCGCTCCGGCCGCAGCGGCCGCAGCCACCGTGCCCGCGTCCGTGTCGTCATCGCCCGTGGACGGCGCGTGGTCAACGCCAGAAACCGAGGATGCGGCCCCGCCGATAGGCGCCGCACTACCCTCCGCCGGACTCGCCCCAGCGTCGGAATCGTTGTCGCCCTTGGGGCCCGCATGGTCCACGGCCCCATCTGCGCCACCCCCACCGATCCCGGCCGTCGCGCTACCACCGGCCGAGCCCACGCTGTAGTCGTCGGCACCGGAGGAGGACGCTCCACCCCCAGCAGCCGCGGTGTCGTCCTCCGAACCGGCCGCGCCGACGCCCGACACGGCGGCCCCGCTATCCGCGTTACCGCCGGCAGAGCCGCCCGCCGCGCCCGGCTCCTTGCCGGCACCCTTCGCGCCGGCCGCGTCCCCGGAGACAGTGGCCCCGGCCGTGCCCTTGGCTCCACCTGCCGTCTCGGCACCGCCACCGGCAGTCGCGGCCCCGCCACCCCCGCCGCCCGCGGCACCGCCGCCGGCTCCCGCAGCTCCACCGGCACCGCCGCCGGCTCCCGCAGCTCCACCGGCCCGCGCAGCACCCGCGGCCGCACCGGCTCCACCCGTGCCGGCCAGGATCGCCGCGCCGGCAGCGATGCCCAGGGCCGCACCCGCGACCCCAGCACCGGAAAAACCGCCCATACCCGTGGCCACGACCGGAGAAAGGAACCGGACCAAGGTCGGAAGGACGAGACCGGCCATCGCCAGCAGGAGGATGCCCGAGATTGCGGAGGAGAGCAGCACGCCGAAGTCCTCCGAGGTGCTGGTGACCAGCATGAACCCGAAGGCGTAGATGCCCGCCGCGACTGGCTTCATCAGCAGGCAGGCCATGAGATAGGCGTTTGCCTTCTTCCAAGACTGCCGACCCGCCTCCGTCGTGGATGCCGCAGCGATGACCGGGATGAACACGATCAGCAGCAGCAGCAGCACGTCACGAACGAGCATCATCAGGAAGTTGGCGATTGCGCCGAGGAACAGGCACAGCGCGAGCAGGAACGCCGTACCCGGCGAGGCGATGATGGGACCGGCCGCCATAGGCTCCGCAAGGCTGGCGAAGTCGATGCTCTCGGAGGACTGGTCGAGCAGCCATTCCGCGGTGGAGTCGCCAGCGGTCAGCAGCATGGGCACGAGCGCGACGTAGACGCCCGTGGCCAGCGTGATGTTCAGGATCAGCGTGCCCATCGACATGATGCCCTCGCGCGCTGAGCCATTCTGGTGTGCCGAGACCACGAGCCGCCCGATGGCGAGCAGCAGTCCCAGCACCCCGAAGAACCATACGAAAAACTGCAAGTTCTCGCGCATGAGGACCACGGCATCGGAGCCGAAGGCCGGGCCGGGGGCGTCCATCCACCACGTGCCCACGAGGCGAAGGATGCCCACGGCACCCTCGACCATGCTCTCGATGAAGCTCGTGATTGCTTGCTCTGCCAGGCTGCCGGCGGCGTCAGCCGCGGCCTCTTTGCCCTTGCAGATCAGATCCAGTGCGCCGCATTCCTCTGGCACCGGAGCGCCGGGGGTAGCGGGAGCCGGGGCGGGGGCGGGTGTCGTCGTAGCCATGTCGGTTACCGCCACATCGTGAAGCCGGTGGTGTCCTCGACCACGGCCACACCCAGGTCGTTCGACTGGGCGTTGATGGTCCAGTCGCGTTTGGTCTCGTCCCACACCATCGGGACGCGCATCGTCCCGTGGAAACCCGGCCCGGAAAGGAGGTATTCGACCTCCGCCTCATTTTCGTTAGACAGCAGCACGCGATACCCCTCCACGGTGCCGAACTCAATGTTGGAGCCGAACTGACTCTTGCGGAACAACGTCTCGCGGTTGGGGTCATCGGAAGCTGAGTTCTTGTCTCCAGTCCCGAAGTTGTAAGCCAGGCTGATGCCGCTCACGACGGCCCCGCTGGCCGTGCGGGCGGAGCAACGCCAGTAGGCACCCTCTCGTGACGTTGGCCCGTACTTCTTCGAGACAGGAACCACACCGCCCGAGGGGTGCCGTTCCCACTGGACCTCCGGCGCCTCCGCCGGCAGCCCCTTCTCCTTCACCCGCGGAGGCTTGCACTGGCCCTCCTCCGTGGCAGTCTCCGCCGCCATCGTCGGCGCGGCGGACGTGACGGGCGAGGACGCCACCGGCGCACCAGCCGGTGTGTCCTCACCCGCCACGCCACGCCACACCATGAACGCGACCATCGCCAGCGCCAGGAGCACCAGCGCCCCCGAGACGAACCAGGCCCGACCGAACGGGCTCGAAGAATCAGCGTCAGCCTTGGCCATCTCAGGGCTCCTATCTGTTGTTGACGAGGTGGATCAGGATCAGACGAAGGTCTGCATGATGCCGCCGACCGCGACGGCGAGGATGCAGCCGATGATGGACAGGAACAGGCCCTTGGCGGAGGCGAACTCGCGGCCCGTCACGGACGAGACCACGAGCATCCCGGCCGAGATGAGGAAGCCGAACACGCCGGCGAAGATCACGAACCAGGACACCCAGTTCAGGGAAGTGGTCAGGCCCTCCGTGCCCGGGGGCTGCTCCGGGGTGACGTTCGGGACGGTGGCCAGCGGAGTCAGTACGTCGAGCGCCGGCAGCAGATCGAGAGGCATCACAGGTGTCCTTTCAGAGACTCGCCGCTGCGCTGTGCAGCTGACGAACGATGCGGGTGACACGACCCGGGATCTTCCCGGCGTCGGGTGAGGCGTGTCGCCACGCCTCCACCCAGGGCAGATGAATCCCCCTGGGAGTCCTTTTGAGCAGACGGCGCATCGCCTTGCGCTGGCCGTCCGAGAGAGAGGGGCCGTCGTCCACGATGACCAGGCCCAGCAACGTCGATTCGTTCAGCAGGCCGGCAGCCCACTGCATCGTGAAGGCATCCGCCGCCTCCAGTCCGCGCCAGTGGCTCCGGCAGACCGCCACGACCCCTAGCGCCATCCCCTCCGGCGGCACAGGCCAGGTCCGCCCGTGATCCACGGCGTCAGCCCCGAGAAGCGTGGCCACCGTGCTGGCACCAGACCCGCCATGCAGCCCCATGACAGTGAGGCGTGTCACAGAATCGGCGGAAATATGCACTTTCGGCCAGGTGGCCGAATCGACATCACCTGGTGTGATCGGGAGGGCGCTCGGATCGGTCGGCCCGCTCTCCATGAGTCGCTGGCCCAGCAGGCTGTCGTGCAGCACCGCCTCCTCCTGCTCCGGCGCCACGCTGACCGATTCAGACGGCACGAACGGATTGGCTCTGGGGCTCACTTTTCACTCCTCCTCTAGCCTGTAACAGACAGAGTAGACGCTCTGTGTTCGCTATGCAAGCAGTATGGCATATGTCCGCAACATCGCTTGTGCGGCTTGTGTCTCTTGACTCGCTTGTGGATCTTAGAAAGAATAGAGGAGTGACTGTGAACGACGTTGCCGCTGTGGATGAGCTGCTGGCCGATCTGCCCGAGGTGCTGACGCTGGAGGAGATCGCTGACCTGCTGCGCGTCAGCACCGCCACTGTGCTGCGGTGGCAGCGGGAGGCGGGGTTGAAGACCCTGGTGCTCGGGGAGCGCCTACGGCGCGTCCGTAAGACCGACCTGCGCGCCTTCCTCATCACGGCCGACGAGATGGAGGAACGCGATGCCTGAACCTGCCGACCGCGGCGGCCACGAGTTCGACCCCACCGCCGTTCCCCCGTTCCCCGTCTTCACTCTCCACGTGGACGAAGACCTGGAAAGCGCCACCCTGGACGGGGCACCCATCCAGACGGCCGAAGGCCAGACGGTCCGAGAAGCCGGCATCGCGGCCATCGTCCGCCGCCTGGAGGCCCAGCAGCTCGAAGCTGTACGCGTGCGTGTCACCACGCCCGGTGACGAGGAATGGCGGATGGTCGTGACCGCTGATGGTCAGGCCCACGACACCACCCCGGAGGAGGACGCGCAGACACGGGGCCTCACGCGCCGCCGGCTGTTGGCCGGCGGCGCTGGCGTGGCCATGCTCGGCCTCCTGGGCGGAGCCGGGGCCATCTTCGGTCCTCGCCTCCTCGGGGCCAACGAGCCCCCGCCCTGGCAGGTGCCTGGCGCCGGATCGCAGATCCCCGTAGCTGTGCCCGCTGGGTTTGACGCCCGTGCCCGCTGGGCCGTACCCGTGGGGCGCAGTGCCGACGTCGGCCGGTTGGACACCGGCCACATCGTCACCGTCTCTGACGAGGGCACCATCACCGTCCGCCATCCCCAGACGGCGCAGCCGCAGTGGGCTGGCACGGGCGCACCGGATGCCCTCAACGGCGTCCGTCGCGTCTCCTGGGGCGGCACAGACGCCATTGCGGTGGCCACGCCCAGCACGCTGCACGTCTGGCCCATGACCACCCCCGGTGACGGCACTCTGACGGCGGCCGTCACCCACTCGCTCGACACCACCACCCGCGCGGAGCTACACGGGCCGGCCCCGTTCGTGGAACTCGAGGACTGGTTCGTGGACGTGCCCGCAGATCACATGGGCACGCGACGCCTGACGATCCCAGCCGGCACCCGCGCCGCCCTGCGCGAGGAGAGCGGCGTCCTCCACACCATCGGCCCCGACCGAGTGCATCACCTTGACGCCTCCGGCGCCCGCACCGCGGAGCACCAGCTGAGCATGAGCCGCCGCCCCGCCCAGATGCCCGCCGGCGTCTGGGGAGCCGGCCCCGAAACCGTGATCGCCGCATGGGCCGATGACCGGCAGACCCGCCTCACCCTGATCCGCCCTCGCGACGGCGCCGTGCTCATGGACACCACCACAGCCGAGCGCATCGACCAGCGCACCAAAGTCCGCCGCCTCACCGACACCTTGATGCTCCTGGGCTCCACCCTCGTGTCCACCGGCCGCAGCCCTTTCGCTCGGGAAATGACGGAGTTCAAGCCCAGCGCCGCCCACGGCGCCACCCTCTACGGCACGTTCGACCGCACCCCCGCCACGCTGGAGCTCAAACGCAACGCCACCCCCCAGCCCTCCCCCGGCTACCGGCCCGACGACCCGCCCCCAAGCATGGTCACCGACACCGATGCCTTCTTCATTACCGAGCAGCTGGACACAACCACCCTGTTCGTCGCCCCCCGCCGCTAAGGAGCACCGCCGTGGACGACTCGAAAGGCAAGGTCGCCGTCGCCGCCCTGCTGCTGTTGCTGTTCATCATGCTGCTGCCCCTGTTCCTCCTGACCACCGCGGCCCAGGAGGAGTATGACCAGCGTGCGACAAGTCTCGCCGGCTGCATGTTGGGGGCAGACGGTCAGGTAGAGGTGCCGGAGCAGTACGTCCCACACATCGAGAAAGCGGCCACTGTTGCTAACATGCCAGCCGCAGTTATTGCCGCGCAGATTTGGACCGAATCGCGTTTCAATCCGCAAGCCGTCAGCAAGAGCGGCGCCCGGGGGATCGCACAGTTCATGCCCGACACATGGGATACCTACGGCAATGGAGCGGACCCGTTTGACCCCATCGCTGGCATAGACGCACAGGGCCGATACATGCGCGACTTGCAGAAGATGGTCGCCCCTCTCGTGACCTCAGACCGCTCACGCATCGAACTTGCCCTAGCCGCCTACAACGCCGGTCCAGCCGCAGTCATCGCAGCAGGTGGGATGCCAGCCAAGCCGGAGACGCAGGCATACGTCCCCCAGATCATGCGGCTGGCGCAGGTCGATTTCACCACCGGCTGCCAAGACCCCGGCGGAGAAGTGATCGGAGAGCTGGGCACCGGCAAGTGGGTCAACCCCCTGCCAAACAGCTACGTCACCTCCCCGTTTGGCCGGCGATCCTGCCCCCCTGCCCCGGCTGAATGCACGGGAAGCGCGCGGAACCACTCGGGTCTTGACTTGGGCACCAGTAGCCGTGCTGGCACCGTGGTGGCCAACGCCGACATGAAGATCATCAAGGTGAACAAGAACGAGGACGCCGGATACGAAGTCGTGGGCCAGTCCCTTGACAATCCCAACGTCCGTTTTGCTTTTTTCCACTGCGCGACCGGCAGCCACCGCGTCACCGTGGGCCAGACCGTCACCCCCGGGACGCCCTTGTGCACGGAGGGAATGAACGGAAATGCCTCCGCTCCGCATCTACATTTCATGGTGATTATCAACGGCACCCCCGTGGACCCGGAGCCCATCCTTCTAGCGAAGAAAGTCCCATTGAGGTACACGTGAATATGAATACCACCCGCCCCGCAGCGGCCATGCTGGCCGCTCTCGCCCTGTCCCTGAGCGCATGTGCCTCAGACCCGGACCCGACGCCCACGTCCCTGCCCACGGTGGCCACCACCAGCGAGCAGCCCGAGGCGCCGCCGCCCGCAACCGAGGATCACGGCCACGACCACACGACTCCCACGGAGCAGCAGAAGGCCGTCGCGCTCGAAGCCGCCCGCATCATGAGCACGTGGAACCCCGCGAAGGACACCACCCGGACGGCCGCCGAGCTGCGCGCTCGGCACCTGATGACCGAGGAGTGCGCGGCCGACGTCGAGGAGCCCGAGCGCGGCAGCGGCGGCGCCGAATGGATCGCCGCCGAGCAATCCGGTGCAACCTCAGTGCCCGAGGTCCGATGGAACGACCGCGCCGACGTGGACGGCGTGGCCGTCGTGGCGACCTGGACATGGCAGAAGGCGGACGGGACGACGTTGGCCGGCCCCGCCCGCCAGCCCGTCCGGTTCTACACATTCCAGGTGTCCGAAGACGGCAAGATCACCGACTACGAATACCAGGACCGCTGACCCAACCCGCCGTCCCGGGGCATGCCCTTGGTAAACCTGACAGGTACAGGTACAGTGGCCCTCATGAGGACCACATATCGACGCCCGAGGGGCACGGAGACTGTGCAGCTGCACGTCACTCTCACGCCCGAGGTCAAGGCGCGCATTGACGCAATCGCTGTGCGGGCCGAGGCCCCGCTCTGGGCCGTAGTCGAGGCCGCGCTGAAAGCCGGCACCGAGGACGCCGACGGCATCCCCGTCGAGTGGAACCTCCGCAACCCCGATGCCGAGGCCCTGCCCGGCGTCGAAGGTACCCAGACAGCCGCATAAAACAGTGGTGGCCCCCCTGCCCAGGGAGGCCACCACTTGAAATCTCGACTCCGCCCACAGTCGGCAAACTTTCCGGCGGAGTCGCTTACCAGGAACCAGAGACGATGCAGTACGCAATAGGACCTAGCGGTGTCTAGGATACCCGACTACCAGGGCCGAGCAACAGCCGGCCGTGCCGCGATCCAGCGCGCCCGTGCCGAGCGCCACGAGGACACCCCCGAGCAGCCCCGCCATCGCGGCCGTGAGGGCACCCGCCGGCTGCTGGCTGACCTCGCCCCTGCCCACGCCACGCGCGTCACCGTCGCGGACGAGAAGGACGGCCACGGCACCGTCCGCACGATCCCCCCCACGGGACGCCCACGCGCCCGCGCCGTGGAGGACCACCCGTTCGTCACCCTCACGACCACCGGCACTGGACGATGCACTGGCGGGATCATGTGGGCGCTCGTCGTGGACATGGACCACGACGACTCGCTGCTGCGCCTCTACGCCGCCGACGTGCCCGCCCCGTCCTGGATCATCGAGAAGGGACGCAACGGCCACGTTCAGGCCGGATGGATCATCGAGCCCGTAGCCCTCGGACCGAACGCCCGCCCCGGCCCCATTGCCTACGCCGAGGACGTGCGCGCCGCGCTCACCGCCGCATGCGAGGGCGACCCCGCGTTCACCAACCGCCGCCACTGGAACCCCACATGGCCCGGATGGGAGACCGAGGGCCGCGTGATCTGGGGACCGACTGCCCCTCGCACCCTGGGAACGCTCCGAGCTGAGATGATCGAACGCGGCACCTGGCCCAGCTCCGAGGCCCAGCGCGCCCGGCGCCAGCGCACCCACCCCGACGCCGCCCGCGCCCTCGTGGCCACAGCCA
This genomic interval from Micrococcus flavus contains the following:
- a CDS encoding SCO6880 family protein — its product is MREPQHGVFGNLTVPGRSGLWGFTLLQSVAMVPLVVLVVLFMATGRWLVAVSVVLTAGVVILLMRVKVQNGRTVFGRVGVRLNQRRKEKANKDVYLAGVTGKGTPDGAARLPGLMARSELSEHPDAFGRPFGLIRMVTKDVSQYTIVFETHPDGGSLIDPDQLDSRVAHWANWITQLGHDEGIRGAQVVIESSPDSGFRVRNLLDSKRVEGAPEFSDAVVQEIRDTHTTGAPQLVCRVALTFDGRHLDGGNKDRGLEEMAEEIGNKIPELTANLAGTGAGNVMVCSAQQIVDFTRVAYDPSVAPLVEELHARGEDTGLVWEEAGPSFMVDGFDTLQHDRAFSRSWTMWRGPNGHFRSNSLARIVEPSPDVLRKRVTLLFRPIPSSRTSTVVQQEQKDATWKGSQSRFDARAAQRQAAAAKTAAEEAQGAGLARFGIIVTVSVKDKDQLRLWDRQVPAQLTPAKLRVRTALSTQAVTFQAGLPLGTVLSDHMLIPESIRKGL
- a CDS encoding DUF6668 family protein, which produces MSPRANPFVPSESVSVAPEQEEAVLHDSLLGQRLMESGPTDPSALPITPGDVDSATWPKVHISADSVTRLTVMGLHGGSGASTVATLLGADAVDHGRTWPVPPEGMALGVVAVCRSHWRGLEAADAFTMQWAAGLLNESTLLGLVIVDDGPSLSDGQRKAMRRLLKRTPRGIHLPWVEAWRHASPDAGKIPGRVTRIVRQLHSAAASL
- a CDS encoding helix-turn-helix domain-containing protein, with product MTVNDVAAVDELLADLPEVLTLEEIADLLRVSTATVLRWQREAGLKTLVLGERLRRVRKTDLRAFLITADEMEERDA
- a CDS encoding transglycosylase SLT domain-containing protein, whose protein sequence is MDDSKGKVAVAALLLLLFIMLLPLFLLTTAAQEEYDQRATSLAGCMLGADGQVEVPEQYVPHIEKAATVANMPAAVIAAQIWTESRFNPQAVSKSGARGIAQFMPDTWDTYGNGADPFDPIAGIDAQGRYMRDLQKMVAPLVTSDRSRIELALAAYNAGPAAVIAAGGMPAKPETQAYVPQIMRLAQVDFTTGCQDPGGEVIGELGTGKWVNPLPNSYVTSPFGRRSCPPAPAECTGSARNHSGLDLGTSSRAGTVVANADMKIIKVNKNEDAGYEVVGQSLDNPNVRFAFFHCATGSHRVTVGQTVTPGTPLCTEGMNGNASAPHLHFMVIINGTPVDPEPILLAKKVPLRYT
- a CDS encoding replication initiation protein, whose translation is MSRIPDYQGRATAGRAAIQRARAERHEDTPEQPRHRGREGTRRLLADLAPAHATRVTVADEKDGHGTVRTIPPTGRPRARAVEDHPFVTLTTTGTGRCTGGIMWALVVDMDHDDSLLRLYAADVPAPSWIIEKGRNGHVQAGWIIEPVALGPNARPGPIAYAEDVRAALTAACEGDPAFTNRRHWNPTWPGWETEGRVIWGPTAPRTLGTLRAEMIERGTWPSSEAQRARRQRTHPDAARALVATATSSITVTTGERNQFVFDYARLRPSGTVADAAAEANAMCAPPLPSAEVAGIVRSIERYEARTGRCGRERGTGKVSDTYRAAQAARGRVGGSRSTPAQHAQRVAAAHRATTARSRRAAERAQQARRQARNGWTTARIAEHHGVTTRTVRGWLSAPTKRAENTGASGYPGAPRWTPIPLRAAAHEAPHPPLRSNTCPRLHPPPHPEPHAKMTP